The proteins below come from a single Cervus elaphus chromosome 4, mCerEla1.1, whole genome shotgun sequence genomic window:
- the FUZ gene encoding protein fuzzy homolog isoform X2 — translation MGEEGTEGTIHLLCLAASSGVPLFCRSSRGGAPARQQLPFSVIGSLNGVHMFGQNLEVQLSSARTEDTTVVWKSFHDSITLIVLSSEEGTSELRLERLLQMVFGAMASYRLIDSFLGDSELIGDLTQCVDCVIPPEGSLLQEALSGFAEAAGTAFVSLVVSGRVVAATESWWRLGMPEAVLLPWLVGSLPPQAARDYPVYLPHGSPTVPHRLLTLTLLPDLELCLLCGPRPHLSQLDAQLLERWWQPLLEPLRGCLPLGPRALPAGFPLHADILGLLLLHLELKRCLFTVEPSRDKEPSPEHRRRLLRSFYTLVTATHFPPEPGQPEEKAEEAVHRAQVARACYLVSGTEEPGTGWRLVALQLGPRRLLLLLSAQSPTYGLRGLATHTLHALTPLL, via the exons atgggggaggaggggaccGAGGGCACGATACATCTTCTGTGCCTCGCGGCATCTAGCGGGGTCCCCCTGTTTTGCAGGAGCAGCCGCGGTGGCGCCCCCGCCCGCCAACAG CTCCCATTCTCTGTCATCGGCTCCCTCAATGGAGTCCACATGTTTGGGCAGAATCTCGAGGTGCAACTGAGCTCTGCGAGGACGGAAGACACAACCGTGGTGTGGAAGAGCTTCCACGACAG CATCACCCTCATTGTTCTGTCGTCTGAGGAGGGCACCTCggagctgaggctggagaggcTACTCCAGATGGTGTTTGGGGCCATG GCCAGTTACCGCCTCATCGACAGCTTCCTGGGGGACTCAGAGCTCATCGGGGACCTGACCCAGTGTGTGGACTGTGTGATTCCTCCTGAGGGGTCCCTGCTGCAG gaagccctctccGGGTTCGCTGAGGCGGCGGGCACGGCCTTCGTCAGCCTGGTCGTGTCGGGCCGGGTGGTGGCAGCGACCGAGAGCTGGTGGCGGCTGGGGATGCCGGAGGCCGTGCTGCTCCCCTGGCTGGTGGGGTCCCTGCCGCCGCAGGCCGCTCGCGACTACCCGGTGTACCTGCCGCACGGGAGCCCCACg GTTCCGCACCGGCTGCTGACCCTGACGCTTCTGCCGGACTTGGAACTGTGTCTGCTCTGCGGCCCGCGGCCTCACCTCAGCCAGCTGGATGCGCAG CTTCTGGAGCGCTGGTGGCAGCCCCTACTGGAGCCGCTGCGGGGCTGCCTGCCGCTGGGACCCCGAGCGCTGCCCGCGGGCTTCCCGCTGCACGCGGACATCCTCGG GCTGCTGCTCCTCCACCTGGAACTGAAACGCTGTCTCTTCACAGTGGAGCCCTCTCGGGATAAAG aACCGTCTCCAGAGCACCGCCGGCGCCTTCTCCGCTCTTTCTACACCCTGGTCACCGCCACTCACTTCCCACCAG AGCCGGGGCAGCCAGAGGAGAAAGCAGAAGAGGCTGTCCACCGGGCCCAGGTAGCCAGAGCCTGCTACTTGGTGTCGGGGACTGAGGAGCCAGGCACAGGATGGCGGCTGGTGGCGCTGCAGTTGGGGCCacggcggctgctgctgctgctgtctgcTCAAAGCCCCACATATGGGCTGCGGGGCCTGGCCACCCACACTCTGCATGCCCTCACCCCACTCCTCTGA
- the FUZ gene encoding protein fuzzy homolog isoform X1, producing the protein MGEEGTEGTIHLLCLAASSGVPLFCRSSRGGAPARQQLPFSVIGSLNGVHMFGQNLEVQLSSARTEDTTVVWKSFHDSITLIVLSSEEGTSELRLERLLQMVFGAMVLLVGLEELTNIRNVERLKKELRASYRLIDSFLGDSELIGDLTQCVDCVIPPEGSLLQEALSGFAEAAGTAFVSLVVSGRVVAATESWWRLGMPEAVLLPWLVGSLPPQAARDYPVYLPHGSPTVPHRLLTLTLLPDLELCLLCGPRPHLSQLDAQLLERWWQPLLEPLRGCLPLGPRALPAGFPLHADILGLLLLHLELKRCLFTVEPSRDKEPSPEHRRRLLRSFYTLVTATHFPPEPGQPEEKAEEAVHRAQVARACYLVSGTEEPGTGWRLVALQLGPRRLLLLLSAQSPTYGLRGLATHTLHALTPLL; encoded by the exons atgggggaggaggggaccGAGGGCACGATACATCTTCTGTGCCTCGCGGCATCTAGCGGGGTCCCCCTGTTTTGCAGGAGCAGCCGCGGTGGCGCCCCCGCCCGCCAACAG CTCCCATTCTCTGTCATCGGCTCCCTCAATGGAGTCCACATGTTTGGGCAGAATCTCGAGGTGCAACTGAGCTCTGCGAGGACGGAAGACACAACCGTGGTGTGGAAGAGCTTCCACGACAG CATCACCCTCATTGTTCTGTCGTCTGAGGAGGGCACCTCggagctgaggctggagaggcTACTCCAGATGGTGTTTGGGGCCATG GTTCTTCTCGTGGGACTTGAAGAGCTAACCAATATCCGCAACGTAGAGAGACTGAAGAAGGAGCTGAGG GCCAGTTACCGCCTCATCGACAGCTTCCTGGGGGACTCAGAGCTCATCGGGGACCTGACCCAGTGTGTGGACTGTGTGATTCCTCCTGAGGGGTCCCTGCTGCAG gaagccctctccGGGTTCGCTGAGGCGGCGGGCACGGCCTTCGTCAGCCTGGTCGTGTCGGGCCGGGTGGTGGCAGCGACCGAGAGCTGGTGGCGGCTGGGGATGCCGGAGGCCGTGCTGCTCCCCTGGCTGGTGGGGTCCCTGCCGCCGCAGGCCGCTCGCGACTACCCGGTGTACCTGCCGCACGGGAGCCCCACg GTTCCGCACCGGCTGCTGACCCTGACGCTTCTGCCGGACTTGGAACTGTGTCTGCTCTGCGGCCCGCGGCCTCACCTCAGCCAGCTGGATGCGCAG CTTCTGGAGCGCTGGTGGCAGCCCCTACTGGAGCCGCTGCGGGGCTGCCTGCCGCTGGGACCCCGAGCGCTGCCCGCGGGCTTCCCGCTGCACGCGGACATCCTCGG GCTGCTGCTCCTCCACCTGGAACTGAAACGCTGTCTCTTCACAGTGGAGCCCTCTCGGGATAAAG aACCGTCTCCAGAGCACCGCCGGCGCCTTCTCCGCTCTTTCTACACCCTGGTCACCGCCACTCACTTCCCACCAG AGCCGGGGCAGCCAGAGGAGAAAGCAGAAGAGGCTGTCCACCGGGCCCAGGTAGCCAGAGCCTGCTACTTGGTGTCGGGGACTGAGGAGCCAGGCACAGGATGGCGGCTGGTGGCGCTGCAGTTGGGGCCacggcggctgctgctgctgctgtctgcTCAAAGCCCCACATATGGGCTGCGGGGCCTGGCCACCCACACTCTGCATGCCCTCACCCCACTCCTCTGA